The genomic stretch ATCTGAGGGTGTCATATAGACCTCTTCATCAAGAAACCCATGCAAAAAAGCATTGTTGATGTCAAGTTGATGAATGGGCCATCCCTTGGCAGCAGAGACAGCCAACAAAGTTCTCACAGTAGTAAACTTGGCCACAGGACTAAAAGTATGCTTGTAGTCTTTCCCTTCCACTTGGTTATATCCCTTAGCCACTAATCTTGCCTTATATCTATCAACTGAACCATCTGCTTTGTATTTTACTTTATATACCCACTTTGACCCAATTGGCTTGAAACCACTAGGTAAGGAAGTGAGTTCCCAAGTTCCATTTTCTTCTAGAGCTTGCAGTTCTTTCTCCATTGCCAATGTCCAGTGTGGATTATGTTTGGCTTGGTGAAATGTGGTGGGTTCAGGAATAGGAAATTTTTGAGCAGTGAGAGAAGTTGAATCAGTAGATGTAGGTGACTTTTTGTGTGGCAAAATGGGACAAATAAAATCCTGCAACCTGGCAGGTATCTGAGTTGGCCGGCTGGATACTCTGGGAACAAACTGAGTACCAGAAGTTATGTTCTGATGAACAGGTTCACTAACTTCTGTAGTTGTAGTGATAGGGGCTGTAGTATCCAAAGAAACTGCTGTACCACCAGTATCATCAGTTGGTGAAGCAGAATCCAGAGAAGAATGTTGCTGATTATGAAAATCAGTTGACTGTTGTGGAGAGAGCAAGTCAGAATCCTCACTATCTGATGCAAGAGGATGAAAGAAAGTACCCACTGCACTGGAATCAGGTGCTTGAGGTGTAGCAGAATGAGAAGGCAAAGACTTGTAGGGAAAAACATCTTCATGGAATATGACATCCCTACTTATGATAAttttatgagtggccaaatcatacAGCTTATAGGCCTTTTGAGCAAAAGGATACCCCAAAAAGATACACTTTCTTGCTTTGGGCTCAAACTTATCCCTTGAATGAGATGGAATAAGTGCAAAACATAGGCAACCAACAACCCTCAAATCATCATAGGTGCATTTCTTTTTAAACAAGACTTCAGAAGGTGCTTTCCAACCAAGAACGGGTGTTGGCAATTTATTGATGATATGAGTGGCTGCCAAAAGACATTCTCCCCAAAACTTCTTAGGCAAATGACTATACAGTAATAATGCCCTAGCAGTCTCTACTAAATGCCTGTGTTTCCTTTCAACTCGGCCATTTTGTTGAGGGACACCAGGAGCACTCTTTTGGTGCACAATTCCTCTTTCCATAAAAAAATTGTGACAAGTTCTCTGAAAGATCTCAGTCCCATTATCACTCCTAACAAGCTTCACAACACCATTATACTGAGTAAAGGCTTGAATAATGAAACCCTTAATGGTTTCAGGAACCTGCAACTTGTCTTTTAGTAAGAATGTCCAGGTTACCCTAGTGTGATCATCAACTATGGTCAAGAAATAGGATGCTCCAGTGAAGGTGGTCTGCCTATAGGGTCCCCACAAATCAACATGTAATAATTCAAAAGCATTTGGAGCTCTAGAATCACTTCTATGAAAAGGCAATTGATGAATCTTTGCAAGAACACAAGTTTCACATTGAATATTGCTTACACCATTACAATTAAGATCTTCAATGTGCTTCATCTTAGACAAAGAAGTATGCCCTAAACGAGCATGGAACAAATCTATCTTATTCTTACTATCATGCTTACAAGTACAACCAATATTACTTTGTAAGCTAGCATTACTATTATTACTGCTAAAAGTAGGTTGACTATGATGTGAAAAATCCAACAGTTGAGACTTCAACTTGTACAGTCCTTCTGTCCGCAGTCCAAAGCCAACAATTTGTTTATGGACTGGGTCCTGTATTTGGCATTTATCCACATCAAAGCTTATTAGCAATCCATTATCAGACAACAATTTTCCTACTGATAACAGATTATGCTTGAAATCAGGAATATAGAGCACATTGTACAGTGTAATCCCTGGTTTTATATGTATATTACCAGCTAAGGTCACAATCTTATTAGAACCATCAGGTAACCCAACCTTCACAggtttgtctaattctcttataTCAACAAAATGATGCAACAAAGAGCTCATGTGGTCTGTTGCCCCTGAATCTATAATCCAAACAGTCTCTTGCatagaagatgaagaagaaactgcATTAGAGACAAGAATAGTACCTGCAAAGTTCACAGCAGAATACTCCATGCCATTATGATTATTGAAATCACCCCTCTGCTTCATTTGCACCATTTGTCTGTAAATTGCTGCTATCATCTTGGGATCAAAATCCATATCAGCAGAGGCATCTGTATTAGCAACATGATTCATAGATGACTCTGGAGTTAAAGGATTGTCTCCAGCCAGCTGCTCAGCATTATGAGCCTGCGAATTTGAGAATCTTGCAACATACTGCTCCTTTTGTTCAGGATGTAGAATGAAACAGGTGGACCTAGTATGCCCATTCTTCTGGCAATGATCACACCATCTCTTTTCCCTTTTTGCTTTCTTAGAATCTTTTGTGGAGTCTCTTGTCCAAACATTCCAAGGATTATTGACTGCCTCTTTCTCCTCAGCAGGTTTGTTCCAATGTCCTGGTGATCTGTTCCAATTTCCTGGTGAGAATCTCTTATTTGCAGCCATTGCACTTGACTCTCCTTGTGTCTGAACAAGTTTGGACAGCCTCTTTTGACTCTCAATCTGCTGCACAAAGGAATAGGCCTTGGTAATATTAGGCAAAGGATCCATGGACAAGATGTTAGTCTTCAAAGTGTCATAAGCCTCATCAAGTCCCATGAGGAAAGTCAACACCTTTTCTCGAGTAATAATCTCAAGAATACGCTTCAAGAACCTGCAAGAACACTTGTCTATGGCTCCACAGGTACATTCGGGAAAGGCCTCCAAGTCTTCAATATCGTCCCAATTACGCTTCAACTTATTGTAATACTCGACAACAGGTTGTTCATCTTGCGAAATATTCTTCAATTCTTTCTTCAATTGGAAGAGTAAAGGCGCATTCGATTGACCGTACATGTCATTAATTTCAGACCAAAGCAATTGCGCAGACTTTGAAGACAAGAAAATCTCCTTTACCTTAGGAACCATCGAATTAAGTATCCAACATCGCACCATATTATCTGTCCTCCACCATTGCTGGTATTTAGGATCAGTTTGTGCCGGCGCCGGAGTTGTGCCGTCGATGAAACCTCTTTTGTTCTTCGTACCGAGCGCCATGAGTATGCCTCGACTCCAATTGAGAAAACCTTTGCCATCGAACAACGTCGTGGTCAAGATCATACCAGGAGCATCACTATTTGAGAGAAAAATCGGATTATCATAAGGATTGATATAACTCGAGCCGGATTCTGTATTCGGAGAAGGAGTCATGTTGTATCGATCAAGATCGTCGAAGTAAAACAAGAAAATACTCGAATTTGGGCGTAATCGAAGAAATTTTTGAAATCGCGATCAAACAAAACGAAGATTGAAGATCGTAGATGAGAGATCGTTCAATCAAAAGAAGAATTTGAGAATTTGAAGAATTAAAAGAATATATTGGAAGAAAAAattacgaaaccctaatttttaggtATTTTGATTTATGAAGAAGAAAAATGCGGAATAACGAAGCGATTTCAACACGAGTATAGAGACAGGTTAaacctgctctgataccatgtgaaaTGGTGAATCAGTGATGAGGTGATCACCATTAATGAGAAGGATCGCCATTGTTAGAGCTTGAAGCTAAGATGTTTGTTGAAGTGTTTAGTGAGAGAAAGTAGTGAGATATTTTGTCACACAGAGAGGtaaataaaatgagttgttattaATGAATAATTAGCTGTACAATAGTCAGACGGTTTATATACAAAGAGTCAACTATACACTTAGTCAACTATACAATGAGTCAATGCAGTAAACTATCTTAATCTTCATAGTACACACTTTAAGGTTTAAGCTTGGACGAACTGAACCAAGAGCGGTTCAGACCTAACACCAATAAAACTATTACCACCCTCAGTAACAACACCCAAATTCAAACAAATAGTAGGTGCACCCATAAACTCAGGACACCAAACAAACTTATAAACATTAGGCTCACTCCCAGCTTTCTTGATCTTAAACCAATCCATCTCTTGAAAAATGAGTCCAATTTCGCCACCAGTAGTCACATAAGATGTCGATCCAGTCGCTAATCGCCACCCTTTTGGTTCAGGACATTTTTTGCCATTAAAATCGAATACAACATTAATGTCAAcgtccaaaaacatgttctttttgTCATCGTTTCTAAAGAAGCGGAATTGTAGTGGGGTACCACGTGAATCTTTTGACGGGTCAAGAGCCACATGGAAAGGGCATGGTGAGTTTGATGACTTTGATAATAGGGTAATGCCACCACCTTGGGTACGGTTCATTGGAATGGTGTAGTATGATGTTTTGGCTAGGACCGGTTTTCCGTTGATGTCGAGTACGTTTTCGTAGGCAGTGGTGGCGTGAGGCCAGAAGAGTAGGAGGACTAAGGTGGTTTCAGCAGCTAACAGAAGAAATTTCTTCATTTCTACTCTTTTTTTTATGGGTTTATTATTCTTTGATTGAATTTTGACTTTTGACTTGGGAGAAACGTTAATCTACGTTACTTAAATAATGAAAAAATTGAaattatatatttataatattattataagaAAATGTTTTCCTATTAGCTCATTTTGTTTTCGATTAAATTTTTATTCAAAACTTCAAATTTTGGTTTTGTCACGGTATATAAAGATATGGAAAATGAGatggcgacaccgggtgttactcaAATTGAGCGACACCCAGGATATTATTGTAATTTACCTATGCATTTTAGTTTCCCTCCAtctaaattcaaattttaaactAATTAATGCTAAAGGGTGGTTTAGTAACTTAACATTAATTAACTAAtttaacaataatgataataaataaataaataaaaaaaatttgaaagaTTCTGTATGATATTGGTGGAACAATCTTATAAACCAAAGTAAAACCAGATCGACGGGTGTTGCAAATTTGTAATTTGTTCTTCCATATAGACCATACGAATGCCAAGGACAACCCTGTTTACTTGAATTGTCGATATTTGTCATTTTTTTTCCCACTAAATGTTAATTTGTTCTTCCTTTTGTGAATTAAAACATACTTGTAACAAATTcaatgaacaatttatatttcaTCTTTCGTTTGTGCAATTGAACATACTTTAACAATTATAAATCTAGTGGAAAATTTCCATAAGGTATTTGTCGTTTTACGTTTGGGGATAaaattctttgttttttgttaatcGGTAAACGTataatttgatgatgaagataAAGATGTGTTTGTTATGATATGTATGttgtataatactccgtataagatATAGTGTAGTTTTCACTAGTATGAAgtattttttatattttattttgttaatataatGATTGTGAATTACGGTTATATCCCTACGATATTGGCAcaaaaatgaaaattacaatttaatttttaatttttttctattattttattatggtgttaccgaaactcggtaacacccggtgtcgccctaGCACTTCCCGAAAGATATTAGTGAATGGGTGAGTGGTAGAAACGTAGATTTGTTTATTACAAAGTCATGCATTTTGCTTGTGATTATTGTATATCCCTGGATCAAttaataatgggaatatgggacATGTGCACGTACGACTTGCTGAAGATAACCTTGGATTAAATTATAGAGTACGATGTATTTTCTATTTTTTGTTCTGCTAGATGCAGCTTCGAGATGCGAGTTTGAGTTTTTCATACCGATATTATTGTCAATTGTCATCCTCGTTTATTACTTCTTGAAATCTGAACATGTCTTACATATTTACATACGACTATGAGTAATTGAGTTAGTGCTAATATACGCAATACTCAATTCTCTTTAAATCTTGGAGAGAGGCAAGAAATCATAGCAAAAATGGAGAACTGCGCTAA from Silene latifolia isolate original U9 population chromosome 2, ASM4854445v1, whole genome shotgun sequence encodes the following:
- the LOC141641870 gene encoding kunitz trypsin inhibitor 5-like — its product is MKKFLLLAAETTLVLLLFWPHATTAYENVLDINGKPVLAKTSYYTIPMNRTQGGGITLLSKSSNSPCPFHVALDPSKDSRGTPLQFRFFRNDDKKNMFLDVDINVVFDFNGKKCPEPKGWRLATGSTSYVTTGGEIGLIFQEMDWFKIKKAGSEPNVYKFVWCPEFMGAPTICLNLGVVTEGGNSFIGVRSEPLLVQFVQA